A region of the Candidatus Cloacimonadota bacterium genome:
ACCTTGGCAGGCAAGGTGCCCGGGAGTCATTATTTCGCGTTCCGGAATTGTTAATCTCATCGTTTGACTCCTTTCCATATCAAATCATTTGGTGTGTCATTCTTAAGTGCATCGTAAGCCAATTCCTTAATATCCTCGATCTTGACATCGCGTCCGCCGAGACCTGCAATATATGAGCGGATAGGCACATCAACTTCATTGTACAGAGCAGATTTGAGTTCCTGTGAGAATATGCCCGAATATCCCGGAGAAATATTTCTATCGATAACCGCAAGCTTCTTTGCATCTTTGATCGTTTCAATAATATCTTTCTTTGGATAAGGACGGATCACACGTATGCGCATGTTGCCAACCTTCTTGCCTTCAGCACGAAGCTCATCAACTGCAACGTTCGCCGTCTCTCCGATCGTGCCTGATGTTACGAGGATCATATCCGCATCCTCACATCTATAAGAATGAACCAGATCATATAATCTTCCAGTCAATTTTTCATATTCTTTCCCTGCTTCCTTGATAACGCCAACTGCTTCATCCATGGATTGCTGCATCATATAGCGGAATTCATAGTAGTACTGCTCATCCGTCAATGCGCCAAAAGAGCGTGGATCTTTAACATCTAATTTGTAATCAGGATTATAGGGCGGGAGAAATTTATCAACAAGTTCTATTTCCGGCATGTCAACAACTTCCATTGTATGTGAAAGGAAGAAGGCATCAAAAGAAATGAGAGTTGGAAGTAACACTTTCTCGCTCACCTTATATCCCAGTAATGTTGAATCGAGAATATCCTGTGCACTTGAAGCAAAGATCTGCATCCAACCTGTGTCACGCTGAGACAGACTGTCATTTTGATCTGCCCAGATGGACCAGCCCGGTGCCATCGCTCTATTCACATTCGCCATAACAATCGGCAGACGAGCAAGACCAGCCCAGTGAAGCATCTCATGCATAAGAGCAAGCCCTTGGGCACTTGTTGCGGTATACGCTCGTGCGCCGGTAGCCGAAGCTCCAATACAGGCAGCCATAGCAGAATGCTCGGATTCAACCTTGATGAACTTTGCATCCAGTTCGCCGTCTGCAACGATCTCAGATAATTTTTCAACAATGAGCGTCTGAGGTGTTATCGGATATGCTGCAATAACCTGCACGCGTGCAAGCTGCGCACCCCATGAAGCTGCAAAGTTTCCCATCATCGTCTTTTTCATTTGCCCTCCTTTTCATAATCAATCGCATCTTTGGGACATTCTTCAAGACACATAAGACATCCCTTGCAATAATCATAATCAATAACAGGTATTTCATCCACGATTTTGATCGCTGGTTCTGGACAGATCTTCCAGCAAATAAAACATTTGATACATTTATCATAATCGATAATCGGACGAACATTTCGCCAGCTGCCGGTCTTATTTTGAAGCATTGAGCCAAGAGCAGCAGCCATAGGCGGCATATCCTTTGCACCGGTGATCTTTACCGGCTTATCATTTTTCTGAAATTTAATAACCATATTCACATCCTTTCTATTCGCTCACGATCGAGTCATAGGCTTGTTTGGCTGCCTTTTTATTGGCTTCCTGTGAGCGTGGAATAGAACTTTCAATCCCTTTGAAGACTGCATCTATCTTTACAATGCCGGTAAGTTTGGCAAACGCACCAACAATCGCTGTATTCACAATTGGCGCAGTGCGGGATCCCAGTTTATTTTGAACAGCAATGTCTGTCGCATCAACAGTATAGACCTTATATTCATCTCCAAAATCATAATAATCTGCACTCTTATCAGAATTGATAAGAATCCACCCTCCCTTTTTTAATCCCTTTGTGACGTCAACCACCTCAGTTAAGGTGGGATCGAGTACGATCACGCCATCGGGATAATAGATCTGTGATCTGATCTGTACCGGCTTGTCGTCGATCCTGGTAAATGCTTCCACGGGCGCACCACGCCGCTCCACACCGAATCGAGGAAATGCCTGAACATACTTTCCACCCTGAAAAGCTGCTTCAGCCAGCACAAAAGAAGCCTTCACCGCTCCCTGACCGCCACGGCCATGCATACGGATCTCTATCATGCTTCCTCCTGATATATTTTATTTTCAAAAAATGAATCATTCATGCAATTTGTCTTATATTGGGATTTTGCCTTATGAAACATCTTGATATGAACTACTCACCATATTTTTCATGAATGAATCAGTTCTATTCTGATTTTGATAAACAGACTTCAAAGCCTCTCAAATCTTTGTCAATTATTTTGACAAAGAATGGGCACTGAACATTTTCAGTCTATATGGCAAATAATCAACGTAAAAGATACAAGAAAAAAACCTCCAAAAAGAAAGAGGATAATGCCCTTCAGAAATTTAAGGGATTACTTGCAATTGCTGCTTTTATAATTATTGTCTTTATTGTCTGGCAGGTGATCGTCGCACTGCAAAAACCTCAAAAAGATGGCACCCTTATCGTACCTGAGGATACAACAGAGGTTGAGGGTGTGGGTAACATTATCGACTATGCGCTGAACCGTCTTGAGATTCCTGAGCAATTCATCAAAACATATGAAATCGATGGTAAAACCTATAAAGAGATCACGATCAATTCGAACCAGCTCAGCTTGACGATAAGTAATATTTTCATAACAGATAAAATTGAGGAAAAAGGGGGACAGATTCTCAATGTGAATGAATCTGATGATGGAAACAAGGTCGAGATGGAGATCTTCGATCCTGCTGAGAAGAAGTACTATATTCTCATTCTGAAAAATGATGTGTCCGGTCTTTATGACAAGATCACAGAACTTTCTATTATTATCGATGATTTCGGCTATTTTAACGGTCCCCTTCTCGACGAATTCCTGGCTCTTGATAAATCTATAACATTTGCCATACTTCCCGATCTCCCGTTCAGCGAAGAGGTCATGCACAAAGCATATAACCAGGGAAGAGCAAGTATTATTCATGTGCCTATGGAACCGGAAACCTATCCTAAGGATGATCCGGGAAAAGATGCGATCTATGTTAATCTGACCGAGAACGAGATCAAAAAACAGATGAAAAAATTTATCAAACAGCTTCCCCTTTGCATCGGTGCAAACAACCATATGGGCTCGCTTGCCACACAGCATGAGTATGTGATGAAGCCGGTTCTCGAAGTTCTTAAAGATAATGATATGTATTTTATCGACAGCAGAACATCTGCAAAAACGGTCGGATATTCCCTGGCAGAAGATATGAATATCCCAACCTGTCAAAGGGACATCTTTCTGGACGCAGGAGAATATGAGGACAGATCCGCAGCAAAAGCACATGATATTTTTAACCTTGCAGCAAAAAAGGATAAAATCGTAGTTATCTCTCATGCAAAGAAAGAAAGCCTCGAAGAGTTGAAAAAGATACTGATCGATCTGCAGGATAGCAATATTAAACTTGTTCCGATTTCGGAAATAGTACTTCCCGAGGAATATGTTCTATGACATGGCTGAAATCCTTGATCCTTGGTATTGTTCAGGGACTGACAGAATTCCTCCCGGTAAGCAGCTCTGGGCATCTTGTCATTTTTCAGAAGATTCTGAAATTTAATGATCCGGGTGTTCTCTTTGAGATTGCCGTACATCTCGGAACTCTTGTCGCTGTTATTATCTATTTCAGAAAAGATATCTGGGCAATTATTCAATCGATATTTATCTGGGAAAAGGATGCTTCCGACAAAATAAAAAACGCCCATCATCTTCTTCTTCATTTGATCATTGCCTCGGCTGTGACTGCATTTATAGGATTCACTTTCAAGGAAAAGCTGGAATCTCTATTTGAGAATACACTCCTTGTTGGTTTTATGCTGATCGTCACTGGGGGGGTACTCTTTGTTTCCGATAAGATAAAGAATACAACAAAGAATAAAATGAGCGTACCCTCATCCCTTCTTGTTGGTTTTGCACAAAGTGTGGCTATTATTCCGGGAATTTCTCGTTCCGGGGCGACAATTACAACCGGTATCTTTACTGGCAGAACCCGTGACCTTGCCACAAGGTTTTCATTCCTTCTTTCTATACCTGCGATCCTTGGTGCAACGCTTCTGAAATTCAAAGACCTCAGCTCTGCTATCTCAAGCGGAACAATGGGAATCAACTTTATACTCGGCGGCATCGCTGCAGCGATCGTTGGTTACTTCGCCATTGCGGTACTCATAAAAATGATCAAAAGATCAAAGTTGTACTACTTCTCTATCTACTGCTGGATTATCGGCATCATTACTATTTTCTTTATATAAATTATGACACAGAATATTAAAAAATCTATCGAAGTTCTAGTTTTTGCATCAGAAAAGCCCATCTCTGCAGAACAAATAGCAGGATTTCTCAGCATTGAAAACAGCAAAGAGATAGAAAGCCTTATCGAAAAACTCAATCTTGAATACAGCGACCAGGGACGCACATTCTGCATCAGGAAAGTTGCCGGTGGCTATAAATTTGCAACAGATAAGCAATACTATCACCTGATCGAGCGCCTCTATGAAGAAAAGAAGGACGTCAGCTTGACCTCTTCCGCACTCGAAGTCCTCGCAATTGTCGCTTATCATCAACCTATTACTCGTCCAAAAGTTGATGCCATCAGAGGAGTGAATTCTCAATATCATATCAAGAACCTGCTGGAAGTTAAATTCATTAAAATTGCCGGAAGGATGAAAACCTTTGGGCGACCTCTCCTTTATGCCACGACCGATAGATTTCTCGAATTCTTCGGGCTCAACTCTATAGAAGATCTTCCCAATCTCCACCAGATACGTGAACTCATGGCGACGGATATTGCAGAACCACAAAATATGAAAGAAAAAGAACAGCTCGAACTTCTAACCGAAGAATCTGATGAATAAAAAACTCAAATACTGGGACTTAAAGGCAGAAGTTCAAAAGGGAATATTTCATAATAACTACTTTTTTACCGACGATGAGAGCTACCTTAAGGATAAAGCATTTGCACTCCTCAAGGATGCCCTCGTTCCTTTAAATGTTATCGATTTCAATTATGAGATCTTCTATGGTGAGGAAACAAAAGCCAATGAAGTGATGGAAGCTCTGCAAAGTCCCCCCATGCTTTCGGACACGAAACTTGTTATCCTCAGAAATTTCCAGACAATGCATATTACCTATAAGAAAAAAATAGTCGACTATCTTCAAAAACCCATTAAAGAAGCAGTTCTGGTAATCGAAGCGGATAAGGTAAACACCTACTCCGGACTCTACGCAAAGATAGCAAAGCTGGCTGATACATATTATTTTTATCACCCATATAATGAAAGCGAAGCGATCAGGTTCCTCAGAGAGGAATCCGTCGCCCTTAATAAATCAATCGATAATGATGCAGCACGGATCATGGTTGATTATATCGGGCTGGATTGCCAGGAACTTCACAGCGAACTCGAAAAAGTCGCCCTTTATTCAGGCGGGAGAAATCACATCACTCCTGAGGATGTTCAAGCATGCATAGGAGCGTCAAAAGGGAATACGATTTACGAACTTCAGGGAGCCCTTACGCAGCGAAATTTCCAACAGGCAATGAAAGTCCTGGAAAACTTGATGGCGAATAATATGTCGCCTGTACTTATTGTGATCATGCTGACGCGATTCTATACAACGCTTTGGGATATCCTCATACAACGATTCCAGCAGAACAGATCAAAGACGGAGATCGAACGGACACTTGGAAATTGGAATACAAAATCCTTTATGAATGCTGCTGAATTCTACTCACTTGAAAATTTCGATGAAATATTCGCCCTCTTGCTCGAAGCAGACAGAAAACTCAAATCAGTCGATACCAAATTAAACAAAACGATCCTCGAGATGATGATCTATAAAATGTGTAAAGATGTCTGAACAGCTGAATTTTAAAGCGGGATTCGTCTCGATAATCGGCAAACCGAATGTTGGTAAATCCACCCTGATGAATGCTTTTCTTGGTGAAAAACTTTCCATTACAACGCCCAAACCTCAGACCACACGTCAGAATCTACTTGGTATTCTCTCCCACGATGAGTACCAAATCGTTTTTATTGATACTCCCGGCTTTCTGAAACCCCGATACCTCTTGCAGGAGAAAATGCAGACCTCGATATCGGAAGCGCTCAAGGATGCGGAAGTCCTTCTTTTTATCATCGATATCGAGACATTTCCTACGGAATATGACACACAGGTGAGTGGTATTATCCTGAAATCGAAAATTCCTAAACTGGCAGTCATTAACAAGATCGATCATGAAAAAAACCAGGAAGTCCTTGCTGAAGCAAATACCACACTCACCGATTGGGGTTTTGAAAATATCTTTCTTATTTCAGCAAAAAAGGGCATCGGGATAAGTGAATTGCTGGAAAAAATTCTCGTACTTCTCCCGATTCATCCGCCATATTATCCTATTGATAATATTTCAGACCGCAACATGCGTTTCTTCGCGCAGGAGATCATTCGCGAGAAAATCTTCCTTCATCTTCACCAGGAAATTCCCTATTCCACTGCAGTTACGGTGGACATGTACGAAGAAGAAGAGGATAGGGCAGAAGTGTGGGCAAATATTTTTGTGGAATCACATTCGCAGAAAAAGATCATTATCGGCAAAAACGGAGAAATGATAAAAGAGATACGCCTCGCTGCACAGCGCGATATTCATTACCTTACTCAAAAGAAAATACGGCTTAATCTCTGGATTAAAATTCGTAAAAACTGGCGAAAAAAAGAACGAGTCCTCAAAGAGTTCGGATATAAGTAAAAGAACCTTCGGTAATTTCTAAATCCTAATTTCTAATGACAAATAAAATGTCAAATGACAAATTTCAAAATAAATGTCACACAGAGCCTGTCGAAGTGCGACATGAAAAGCTTCATATCTCTCAGTCTTCGAAATGCTCAGACTGAGATTAATACTAAACATCCATAAATTTTGACAAAATATTCTCAATATACAATTCTGCTTGTGAATTCCAGAAATTAATCATCACGTAAGAATAGATCGCAGAGGATCGCACATGATCAGAGCAAAAGATTTCCACCGTATTAATGACCCAGACGGCTCAACCGAAGATCACTATTTCGTTGCAATCGCCGGCAATATCGGTGTGGGCAAAACCACCATGACCGAACTTATCAGCAAAAAACTGGAGTGGGAAGCATACTACGAACCGGTCATTACCAATCCCTACCTCGACGACTTCTACAAAGACATGAAACGATGGAGCTTCCACCTGCAGGTGTACTTCCTCTCAAAGCGATTTGAGATGCAGAAAAAGATTGTCGAAAACAACATCTCGTGCATCCAGGACAGAACCATCTACGAAGATGCAGAAATCTTTGCGCGCACCCTGTTCAAAAACGGCTCCATGACCGAACGGGATTTCGAGAATTACCAGGACCTTTTCAAGAATATGACCTACTACCTGCAGGATCCAGACCTGATCGTGTACCTGCGTGCCGATGTGGATGAACTGGTCGAGCGCATACGGCAGCGTGGACGTGAAAGCGAAAAAACCATTGCCAAAAGCTACCTGCAGGAATTGAACGACGCCTACGAAAGCTGGATCCCCCGTGCGAAAAAAATGACACAAGTGCTGGAAATTAATACAAACAATTGTACTGAAGAGGAAATTATTGCCCAGGCAGAACGGATTATTGAAAGAATCGAGGAATTCTGCCCACCGTCGATTTTTGATAGGTAGTATCTTTACCACAAAAAACACGAAAAGGCACAATAAATATTAAATATGTATTACGACTATTCTATCCACATTTCTTTCCGCTCAATCTCAGAGGTACATCCAAATTCCACTCAAGTGTTTACTTTTTGTTAACTCATACCTTTTTTGTCAAATGTTTTTTAATCCTCACCCATTCATGTCCTCCTAACGCTAGTCAGGAAAAGAATTAAGTGGTATTTTTCTTCTTCATCAAATACACCGACAATGAGATTATCCAGCAGATCACCGTCAGGAAAACCAGCCACTCGAGAAAGGGATTCAACCAGAACGCAGGGCGTACATCCGGAACAGAAAGTGACCTGCCTGTTGCATACCCCAGCAATTTCGGAATGGTCAAAAAAGCGGCAAAAGCCAGCACAGTAATCCCGCCGGGAATGACCATCCATTTGGAGATCTTTTTCTGTGTATCAAAAAGGAAAATCAACGAAAAAAACAAAATCGTGATCAACCCGCCACGGAAAAAGACCATGGCGACCGGTACGTGAATGTGCATATTATTCATGGGGAACATGCCCACCAAACCGCATGCAATGCCTGTTATAACACCGAGTCCGGCAGCAATATACGCATAGAGTTTCTTTATGTACATGCCGAGCCCAAGCATAAACAACGCAAAGAGCATTCCGCCGATCATGAGCCCGATATTGAAAAGAGGTGCCAGCTGCGATACTCCTCTCTGCCCGAGCTCAGAAATGAAATGATTGAAGGGAGAATACAACTCCCCTTTTGTTCCATGATAAACAAGCGCTGTAATTACTGAAACACATACGATCAATCCTCCACCAGCAAGACCGGTCATATACGTAACCTTTTTTATATCCACTTTCATTTTATCTCCTTCTTCTGAACTGATTCTCGTGGACTATTTCTTCCCATATCAACTAATTTTGTGTAGTCCTCAAGCTCTAAATTGCATGAGTAGATGTAAGAGATATAACCATATTCTTGACACTAATTAGTTAAATAGCACCCTTTTTCGAAGAGAGGACATCATGACAGATAAAGGCGCATTGCGATCGAATATGTACCAGGAGAATTCGCCGAAAAGGGAACTCCTGAACACCAGTTCTGTAATCCTCGTGATCGGGCTTATGCTGGCTATCATTTCACTCCTTGCAGATGTTCTTGGTTTTGGTACATGGGGAGAATTCGGTACGCTTCAAACACTTGGGACTATTGTGGGAGTGATGTTAGTCATGATCGGATTGATCATCAAAATATTAGTGAATATCTTCTCCTGAAAATCCAAAACCCATTACCTAATACCCCATACCCTCAACCTCCTCACATTCATTAAAAATCATAAACTCTGTCAGCATCTTTTTGAATGAAGACAAAAATTCATCATACTCGTCAAACCCATCTTCAAAGACAATATTTTTAAGAATTAGCTTATTTGTTTTCCTGTCTGCTTTCGGATCGAGACGCCCGACTAGTTTATTCTTCCACAGGATAGGGCACACAAAATAGCCGTATACACGTTTAGACGGCGTTACATAACATTCCAATGCATACTCAAAATCAAACAATCGGCGCATTCTATCGCGGAGAATTATCAAATTATCAAAGGGAGAAAGGATGATTGTTCGTTTTGGTTCGGGAATCCTCTTAAGGTTTTCTATTGTTGATGGTAATGCATAGTAGGTGCTCTTCTCATCACCTTGGACAGAAATTTTAATGATCTCACCATTGCCGACCATTTCTTTGATCGTTTCGTGTATCAAAGCTGTGCTTGCAAGAAAAATATGATCTTTTACATCTTTTGCGGTTGCGATCCCGTAACTTTGCAGCGCTCTCTTCACAAGGAACCTGCCAAGTTCTGTACGTGACGGTAAGGTTGTATCGACATGAGGAGGCAAAACTCTTTCGGTTAAGTCGTAATACTTTTGGAATTTCCTGCGCTCAGCGATCATGAGCTTTCCCATGAACACGAGCATATTCAGCGCAAACCGCACCTGTGTTGATTCCCATGGGAGATTCTTAGCTTTTTTGAATGAGATTCCGGGCAGTTCGAGATCCTTTGCCTGGCATGGTCCTTTTTCTCGAACCTCAGTCATGATGGGTTCGAAGAGGTAGCCGTACTTTTCCAGCCGATCCTTTTCCCATTTCGAATTCGGGTCATCGGCATTGTTCATTCTGTGCTGGTAGAAGCGGTAATTCCTCATGGGAAGGTATGATGCAGCATGTCCCCAGTATTCAAAAGTACGCTTGTCATCACGTTGAAGTTCGAGTAGCATTTCCGGATCATATTCCGGGTGCCTGTTCCATAGCGTATGATGATGGGCACGTTTAACAACTGAGAGTGTATCGAGTTGTACATAACCGAGATGGTCGATAATGTCATAAAGCCCATTTTTGTCGGGTGTTATATTCGACACATCATTGAGAAGTTGCGTATGAAGCGCGAGATTTCGTGCTTCATCTTTTGAGAGTGTAATCATCGATTATTGTACGGGAAAGGACTCACCTTCTTGCTGTTCTGATGAAGGAAAAGAGAGGTGCATCTGCCGGAAGAGCCATGAGCCGCTGATGCGTTCCAACACTGCGGTAAATCGCACAAAAAGTGGAAGAACTTCTCCCCTAACGGTAACCTTTGCATCAAGATCGACAGCAGTCCATGCTACACTGCCTGCAGAATCCGCATTGAAGTTCTTAAGTTCAACCTCCATCTTTTCTGATTGTTCAAAATCACGCTTGACCGCCTTAATAAACTCATCGATCGATTCTACCTTCTCATCACGACCTGTTCCGATAAAAAGAATATTCCCTTCATCAGGCAAAAATTTCATTATCTTCTCGATATCTTTTTGCTCGTAGGCAAGCCAGTAGCCCTCGAGGATATCTTCCAATCCTCTGTGCAATGCATGCTGTTCTTTCATGGAATCCTCCGCATTTTGATATTGATTGCACATCGTTTATGGATATTTGGGCGTCAAGAAATTAATGGATATGACCAAGAAGATGAATAATTTCTATGAATAGTCTTCGTTTTGTTGAGAAAAGATATACCTCTTATGATTTTATCAATTTCCCGAAGTGAATAGCCCGGAGATTCATCTCGGGGTTGATGGTGTAAAAAATTAATCGGGGTTTTAACCCAAAATATAAATTCTTGGACTGAAGTCCTGATTATTTTTGTATCTTTACGATCCATGACTGAAAATTCTTGGCTATGCATTCCCTACTGTAGAGAGATGTCCCGACTCGTAGGGACGAGGTGTTAAAAAATTACTTTGAAATCCTCGTTACCAAGCCCCTGCTTGTTAGCGCATCTTGAGAATTCCTTCCATTCCAAAAGAGGTCTTAGAGAAAGAGAAATCATATTTTAACGACCTCATGAAAATTTTCATGAAGAAATATCGAAATCAAATCGTAAATGAGATACCATGTCCGAATCCCTCTTTTCGGGATGAGTTTGGTATCGAATAGTTTTGATAAGATATTTTAGATAATTTTCATGCAATCTTGATCTTTTCTTTCGTTCTTTCTTTTGCATCAAGGTAAAAGAAAGGACATATATTATCAAATATAATACATTCCCAAATCAGTCTTCACTTAATTCCATCCTGGTAAAATTTATTATTTTTGTTGCGGTCAATTCGGGGAATTGACCCTACATCGATAACTCCAAAGCAAACATTGCGAAGGTAACAAACAGTTCGCATTGTTATTGCTTCCTAAATTTTTCTCTGTGACCTCTGTGTCCTCTGTGGTTATTATTTTCTTTAAAAATTATCCCTACTTTTGGCACTTCTCGCAATAATATGAATTCGAGCCGAGGATATTTTTCTGAATTATCGGTGAATCGCATCGTGGGCACGGCTGGTTCTTCATATGGTTTCCCATTACTCGCTTGTATTTTCCGGGTTCTCCATAAATATCCATCTCGTCACTACTGCCATTCTCTGCAATTGCTTTCTTTGTGATGTCTAACAAACAATTGTACAAATTCTCTCGATCTTTAGGCATAAGATCTTCAATCTTCCTGAGCGGTGAAATCTTAGCACAAAACAGGATATCCTGGAAATAGCCGTTCTGAAATCCGATCATGTAATCATACAAACTCTGTATTTTCTTTGATTTCTGTGTCTCGTTTGCAGCAAGCATTCGTTCGAAATATTCAAAAGTAAATTTCTTATCGAGTGGAGAAATCCCGCTATGTCCGATGTATTTGTGCTCTTCGATCTCCTCAGCACTCAACGCAATTGCATAGCCATATAAGCTCGTGTGGAATGTCAGCACTGAATTGTCTGAAAGAATAAATGCAATCGTATATTTAGCAGGCAGGTCGTCCTTTGATGAATGATACAATATCTTCCCGACAAGATCACCAAATACAAGACTGAATCCACTCTCCATATCGATAAAAATATAGTGTCCTCTCGAGTGCACATCGGTTATCTTTGATCTGGTTATATCGCGCTGCTTCAGATTTATAAACCCCCATTCTGTTAGTTTGTTCACCTTGTCCGTAAAGATCAATTCTTTAAAGCTTTTGCCGAAAAGTTCTTTCTTGAGCTGTCCGGCAATTCTGGTCATCTCAGGTAATTCCATTGCCATAAAGATACCTCCGTTTGATGATAAAAAAAGAATAAAATGATCGAATTTTCTTACAAGTTTTTTCTCAATATCATTTTCCCATCCTCATCAATTCCGGTTTCCTCATATTTCATTGCAGCAAGCAGATGTCTCATTGCAGGAAAATTTTCCATGGTTTTGACTTTTACTTCTCTATATCCTTTCTGCATTGCAATGGACTCAAACAACTCGATAAGCTGCCTGCCGTATCCCTTGTCTCTGAATTCGGGCAGCACTCCCATGATCCAATTATAATATGTTTTTTCATCCAATGCATACGCAATGAGAAATCCTGTCGGCTGCCCTTTATCTTCTGCTATTAAAAATTCGTGATCTCTGCCTTCAATCCTTTTTTGGATTTCCTCGGCATTTGTTTTGTGGGAGAATTCGGGAATGAGAGTAATTAATCTACATATTTCTGAAATAATTGTTTTATCTTTTGTTTCGTTCATGGGACTAATACACATCCTCATTATTTTCTTTCAAGTTTTGCATAAAATATCAACAGGAAAAGGCAAGAGCAAGATTTCATTGACACAAACTCCCTGCCTTTTCTTTCTTTGAAAAAAATCTTGTGGAGAAGGATTAATGGACAAATTATTGCTCCTGGGTGATGAAGCTCTGGCTCAAGGCGCACTTGATGCCGGTCTGTCCGGCGCCTACGGCTATCCCGGCACACCCTCAACCGAAATTTTCGAATATGTTCAACACAACAAAGAAGCTGCACAGCGAGGTGTACACCGCACCTGGTCTGCAAACGAGAAAACCGCAATGGAAGAAGCGCTTGGTATGTCCTATACGGGCAAACGCGCAATCGTCACCATGAAGCATGTTGGTCTTAACGTTGCTGCCGATCCTTTTGTAAATTCAGGCATTACCGGCACGAACGGCGGTCTCATCGTTGCAGTGGCAGACGATCCTTCTATGCATTCATCCCAGAATGAACAGGACTCACGCCATTACGGGAGATTCGCTCTTATTCCAGTATTCGAACCCTCGAACC
Encoded here:
- a CDS encoding deoxynucleoside kinase — translated: MIRAKDFHRINDPDGSTEDHYFVAIAGNIGVGKTTMTELISKKLEWEAYYEPVITNPYLDDFYKDMKRWSFHLQVYFLSKRFEMQKKIVENNISCIQDRTIYEDAEIFARTLFKNGSMTERDFENYQDLFKNMTYYLQDPDLIVYLRADVDELVERIRQRGRESEKTIAKSYLQELNDAYESWIPRAKKMTQVLEINTNNCTEEEIIAQAERIIERIEEFCPPSIFDR
- a CDS encoding DUF998 domain-containing protein, whose protein sequence is MTGLAGGGLIVCVSVITALVYHGTKGELYSPFNHFISELGQRGVSQLAPLFNIGLMIGGMLFALFMLGLGMYIKKLYAYIAAGLGVITGIACGLVGMFPMNNMHIHVPVAMVFFRGGLITILFFSLIFLFDTQKKISKWMVIPGGITVLAFAAFLTIPKLLGYATGRSLSVPDVRPAFWLNPFLEWLVFLTVICWIISLSVYLMKKKNTT
- a CDS encoding YcaQ family DNA glycosylase, whose translation is MITLSKDEARNLALHTQLLNDVSNITPDKNGLYDIIDHLGYVQLDTLSVVKRAHHHTLWNRHPEYDPEMLLELQRDDKRTFEYWGHAASYLPMRNYRFYQHRMNNADDPNSKWEKDRLEKYGYLFEPIMTEVREKGPCQAKDLELPGISFKKAKNLPWESTQVRFALNMLVFMGKLMIAERRKFQKYYDLTERVLPPHVDTTLPSRTELGRFLVKRALQSYGIATAKDVKDHIFLASTALIHETIKEMVGNGEIIKISVQGDEKSTYYALPSTIENLKRIPEPKRTIILSPFDNLIILRDRMRRLFDFEYALECYVTPSKRVYGYFVCPILWKNKLVGRLDPKADRKTNKLILKNIVFEDGFDEYDEFLSSFKKMLTEFMIFNECEEVEGMGY
- a CDS encoding nuclear transport factor 2 family protein, producing MKEQHALHRGLEDILEGYWLAYEQKDIEKIMKFLPDEGNILFIGTGRDEKVESIDEFIKAVKRDFEQSEKMEVELKNFNADSAGSVAWTAVDLDAKVTVRGEVLPLFVRFTAVLERISGSWLFRQMHLSFPSSEQQEGESFPVQ
- a CDS encoding GNAT family N-acetyltransferase, with the protein product MNETKDKTIISEICRLITLIPEFSHKTNAEEIQKRIEGRDHEFLIAEDKGQPTGFLIAYALDEKTYYNWIMGVLPEFRDKGYGRQLIELFESIAMQKGYREVKVKTMENFPAMRHLLAAMKYEETGIDEDGKMILRKNL